From a single Paramisgurnus dabryanus chromosome 17, PD_genome_1.1, whole genome shotgun sequence genomic region:
- the ptafr gene encoding platelet-activating factor receptor isoform X2: MVTPAVWPTAVNAFENQTPDGNTSSKFLESEFRYTLFPIFYGVVFVLGLAANCYALYVLHKMRDSKAMNEIRIYMTNLTVADLLFVSALPFWIGYYANKGDWKYSDVVCRITGSFFFINTYCSIFFLAVISINRYWAVTRPLVAASSDCWKRGAIISAGVWAVTLSVSIKFLIDPGLQKDGEKNRCFEGYHNETDDTKNTVATTHFLIIAVFFVVFLLVILCNISIARTLLSQPISQPRASTGKRPGGTKRRALKMLFAVVGVFVICFLPHHVVQGPWVLAVLDLRKYQFSMKSRQLVNDAHQITLMLMGLNCILDPLVYCFATTKFRKYIQGHFKKAKDKKNCSRHTLSTAMSLKSRNQTEL, translated from the coding sequence ATGGTGACCCCTGCAGTCTGGCCGACTGCTGTCAACGCTTTCGAGAACCAAACGCCAGACGGTAACACATCCTCGAAATTCCTTGAGTCTGAGTTTCGTTACACCCTCTTCCCCATCTTCTACGGCGTGGTCTTTGTCTTAGGATTGGCAGCCAACTGCTACGCGCTTTATGTATTGCACAAAATGCGGGACTCAAAAGCCATGAATGAGATTCGCATCTACATGACCAACCTGACGGTTGCAGACTTGCTATTCGTGTCCGCTCTACCGTTCTGGATCGGGTACTATGCGAACAAGGGCGACTGGAAGTATTCGGATGTTGTCTGTCGCATCACAGGGTCgttcttttttattaacacCTACTGCTCCATCTTCTTTCTTGCTGTTATCAGCATTAACCGTTACTGGGCTGTTACCAGGCCACTGGTCGCCGCTTCTTCCGACTGCTGGAAACGTGGAGCGATCATCTCAGCGGGCGTCTGGGCCGTCACTCTTTCAGTTTCTATTAAATTTCTCATTGATCCTGGGCTCCAGAAAGATGGCGAGAAAAACCGCTGCTTCGAGGGTTATCATAACGAGACTGATGATACGAAAAACACAGTCGCCACAACGCATTTCCTTATTATCGCCGTGTTTTTTGTCGTCTTTTTATTGGTGATTCTGTGCAACATCTCAATTGCTCGAACTCTTCTGTCTCAACCCATCAGTCAGCCCCGAGCCAGTACGGGGAAGCGACCCGGCGGCACCAAGCGGAGAGCTTTAAAGATGCTGTTTGCCGTTGTGGGCGTGTTTGTGATCTGTTTCCTACCCCATCATGTGGTGCAAGGTCCGTGGGTTCTGGCAGTGTTGGACCTAAGAAAATATCAATTTAGCATGAAGAGTCGTCAACTCGTTAATGATGCTCATCAGATCACACTCATGCTGATGGGATTAAATTGCATTCTGGATCCTCTGGTGTATTGCTTTGCCACCACAAAGTTTCGCAAATACATCCAGGGTCACTTTAAAAAGGCCAAGGATAAGAAAAACTGCTCACGTCACACGCTAAGCACGGCTATGTCTTTGAAGAGCAGAAATCAGACCGAGTTATGA
- the LOC141280922 gene encoding platelet-activating factor receptor-like: protein MSIYEMFNMVTPTVKNQTAAGNTSSKFIESEFRYTLFPIFYGVVFVLGLAANCYALYVLHKMRDSRAMSEIRIYMTNLTIADLLFVSALPFWIGYYANNGDWKYSDVVCRITGSFFFINTYCSVFFLAIISINRYWVVTRPLMAASSDCWKRGAIISAGVWGITLSASIKYLIVPGLQEDREAAKNRCFEGYNKTDDMRYTVSTTHFLIIGMFFVVFLIVILCNISIARTLLSQPISQPRASTGKRPDGTKRRALKMLFAVVGVFVICFLPHHVVQGPWVLSVLGLREKEWSINIHQLINDAHQITLMLMGLNCILDPLVYCFATTKFRKYIQGHFKKVKNKKNCSRQTLSTAMSPKSSI, encoded by the exons ATGTCGATATACGAG ATGTTCAACATGGTGACCCCTACAGTCAAGAACCAAACGGCAGCCGGAAACACATCCTCGAAATTCATCGAGTCGGAGTTTCGTTACACCCTCTTCCCCATCTTCTACGGCGTGGTCTTTGTCTTAGGATTGGCGGCCAACTGCTACGCACTTTATGTATTGCACAAAATGCGGGACTCTAGAGCCATGAGTGAGATTCGCATCTACATGACCAACCTGACAATTGCAGACTTGCTGTTCGTGTCCGCTCTACCGTTTTGGATCGGGTACTACGCGAACAACGGCGACTGGAAGTATTCGGATGTTGTCTGTCGCATCACAGGGTCgttcttttttattaacacCTACTGCTCCGTCTTCTTTCTTGCTATTATCAGCATTAATCGTTACTGGGTTGTTACCAGGCCACTGATGGCCGCTTCTTCCGACTGCTGGAAACGTGGAGCGATCATCTCAGCGGGCGTCTGGGGCATCACTCTTTCAGCTTCGATTAAATATCTCATTGTTCCTGGGCTCCAGGAAGACCGCGAGGCCGCGAAAAACCGCTGCTTCGAGGGTTATAACAAGACTGATGATATGAGATACACAGTCTCCACAACCCATTTTCTTATTATCGGCATGTTTTTTGTCGTCTTCTTAATAGTGATTCTGTGCAACATCTCGATCGCTCGAACTCTTCTGTCTCAACCCATCAGTCAGCCCCGAGCCAGTACGGGGAAGCGACCCGACGGCACCAAGCGGAGAGCTTTAAAGATGCTGTTTGCCGTTGTGGGCGTGTTTGTGATCTGTTTCCTACCCCATCATGTGGTGCAGGGTCCGTGGGTTCTGTCAGTGTTGGGCCTAAGAGAAAAAGAATGGAGCATCAACATTCATCAACTTATTAATGATGCTCATCAGATCACACTCATGCTGATGGGATTAAATTGCATTCTGGATCCTCTGGTGTATTGCTTTGCCACCACAAAGTTTCGCAAATACATCCAGGGTCACTTTAAAAAGGTCAAGAATAAGAAAAACTGCTCACGTCAGACGCTAAGCACGGCTATGTCTCCGAAGAGCAGTATTTAG